The following coding sequences lie in one Niabella agricola genomic window:
- the rpsD gene encoding 30S ribosomal protein S4 → MARYNGPKTKISRIFGEPILGNGKWLGKNSNPPGMHGEKRKRKTLGEYALQLREKQKAKYTYGVLEKQFRKTFEEANRRKGITGENLIKLLEARLDNTVFRMGIAPSRPAARQLVSHKHIEVNGEVVNIPSYQLKAGDIITLKESSKNRSSITSVIRPKNPKFGWIDFNETEIKGTFITYPERESVPENIKEQLIVELYSK, encoded by the coding sequence ATGGCACGTTACAATGGTCCGAAGACCAAGATCTCCCGTATTTTCGGAGAGCCTATTTTAGGTAATGGTAAATGGTTGGGTAAAAACAGCAACCCTCCCGGTATGCATGGCGAAAAGCGCAAGCGTAAAACCTTAGGGGAATATGCATTGCAGCTGCGCGAAAAACAAAAAGCAAAATACACTTACGGTGTGTTGGAGAAACAATTCCGCAAAACATTTGAGGAAGCCAACCGTCGGAAAGGTATTACCGGTGAAAACCTTATTAAATTACTTGAAGCGCGTTTAGACAACACGGTATTCCGCATGGGTATTGCACCCAGCCGCCCTGCTGCCCGCCAGCTGGTAAGCCACAAGCACATTGAAGTAAATGGTGAAGTGGTAAACATCCCTTCTTATCAGTTGAAAGCCGGTGATATCATCACCCTGAAAGAAAGCAGCAAGAACCGTTCTTCTATTACAAGCGTGATCCGCCCCAAAAATCCAAAATTTGGCTGGATCGATTTCAATGAAACTGAAATCAAAGGTACTTTCATCACCTATCCCGAAAGGGAAAGTGTTCCTGAGAACATTAAGGAGCAGCTGATTGTTGAATTGTACAGTAAGTAA
- the rpsK gene encoding 30S ribosomal protein S11, whose translation MAKSQNSAKAAAKKRIVKVDAYGDAHISATFNNIIISLTNKSGQVISWSSAGKMGFRGSKKNTPYAAQMASADAAKVALDAGLKRVDVYVKGPGAGREGAIRSLSQSGIEVVMIKDVTPLPHNGCRPPKKRRV comes from the coding sequence ATGGCAAAATCACAAAACAGCGCAAAAGCCGCTGCAAAAAAAAGGATTGTAAAAGTGGATGCGTATGGAGATGCGCACATTTCTGCAACATTCAACAACATTATCATCAGCTTAACCAACAAATCCGGCCAGGTTATTTCCTGGAGCAGTGCTGGTAAAATGGGTTTCCGTGGTTCTAAAAAGAACACACCCTATGCTGCTCAGATGGCTTCTGCAGATGCTGCAAAAGTAGCATTGGATGCAGGTTTGAAAAGAGTAGATGTATATGTAAAAGGCCCCGGCGCCGGCCGTGAAGGAGCAATCCGCTCACTTTCCCAGTCTGGCATCGAAGTAGTAATGATCAAAGACGTTACTCCTTTGCCGCACAACGGATGCCGTCCTCCCAAAAAGAGAAGAGTATAA
- the rpsM gene encoding 30S ribosomal protein S13, with the protein MARIAGVDLPKNKRGEIGLTYIYGIGPSTAKYILDKNSIDRSKKVNEWNDEDLNAIRSTITEELKVEGQLRSEVQMNIKRLLDIACYRGLRHRKGLPVRGQRTKTNSRTRKGKRKTVAGKKKAAKK; encoded by the coding sequence ATGGCACGTATTGCCGGTGTAGACTTACCAAAGAACAAAAGGGGCGAAATTGGCCTTACCTATATTTATGGTATCGGCCCTTCTACAGCTAAATATATTCTTGACAAGAATAGCATTGACCGCAGCAAAAAAGTAAACGAGTGGAACGATGAAGATCTGAATGCGATCCGTTCTACCATTACTGAAGAACTGAAAGTAGAAGGTCAGCTGAGAAGCGAGGTGCAAATGAACATTAAGCGCCTGCTGGATATCGCCTGCTACCGTGGTCTGCGTCACAGGAAAGGACTTCCGGTGCGTGGTCAGCGTACAAAAACCAACAGCCGTACCCGTAAAGGTAAACGTAAGACGGTTGCCGGTAAGAAGAAGGCCGCTAAGAAATAA
- the ykgO gene encoding type B 50S ribosomal protein L36 yields the protein MRVRASIKKRSADCKIVRRKGKLYVINKKNPRFKQRQG from the coding sequence ATGAGAGTAAGAGCATCCATTAAAAAGCGTAGCGCCGACTGCAAAATTGTACGTCGCAAAGGGAAGCTTTATGTAATTAACAAAAAGAATCCCCGTTTTAAACAAAGACAAGGATAA
- the infA gene encoding translation initiation factor IF-1: MSKQPLIKQDGVILEALSNAMFRVKLENGHEVLATISGKMRMHYIRILPGDKVGLEMSPYDLTRGRINFRYK, encoded by the coding sequence ATGTCAAAACAACCTTTAATAAAACAAGACGGAGTCATCCTGGAAGCCTTGTCTAATGCGATGTTCAGGGTAAAGCTGGAAAACGGCCATGAGGTTTTGGCAACAATTTCCGGTAAGATGCGTATGCACTACATTCGTATTTTGCCCGGAGATAAAGTGGGATTGGAAATGTCTCCTTATGATTTAACCAGGGGCAGGATAAATTTCCGCTATAAATAA
- a CDS encoding metallophosphoesterase family protein — protein MKRIGLLSDTHSFLDEAVFHYFNDCDEIWHAGDFGNQELAAQLGQFKPLRGVFGNIDGQEIRSVFPETLVFMCEAVKVMIRHIGGYPPRYNKETKPLLLMERPQLFISGHSHILKIMYDEKLQCLYMNPGAAGKQGWHKVRTLVRFTIDEKNIRDCEIIELK, from the coding sequence TTGAAACGGATCGGCTTATTATCAGATACGCACAGCTTCCTGGATGAAGCCGTATTTCATTATTTTAACGATTGCGATGAGATATGGCATGCCGGCGACTTCGGCAACCAGGAACTGGCAGCACAGCTCGGTCAATTTAAACCGCTCCGGGGTGTTTTTGGCAATATTGACGGACAGGAGATCCGTTCGGTATTTCCCGAAACACTGGTATTTATGTGTGAGGCGGTAAAAGTCATGATCCGTCATATCGGCGGTTATCCGCCGCGGTATAATAAAGAAACCAAACCCTTACTTTTAATGGAACGTCCGCAGCTTTTTATCAGCGGCCACTCGCATATTCTTAAGATCATGTATGACGAAAAGCTGCAGTGCCTGTATATGAATCCTGGTGCGGCCGGAAAACAGGGCTGGCATAAAGTACGCACGCTGGTTCGGTTTACCATTGACGAAAAAAATATCAGAGATTGTGAGATCATTGAACTGAAATAA
- a CDS encoding methylmalonyl-CoA mutase family protein: MLEHPSIKEALEEAYQTLRRQLDPAYRQLLDEWPELRKKYEHEMLEFTVRNRTIRLPLTTTSLSGTTVRKIVLPRYKDWGDLLKWQLQENIPGRFPFTAGVFDLKREGEDPTRMFAGEGSPERTNKRFHYVSAAAPAKRLSTAFDSVTLYGEDPEHRPDIYGKIGNSGVSIATVNDAKKLYSGFDLCNPATSVSMTINGPAPVILAFFLNAAIDQQCEKYITEHGLWDRVHAVRNKKFSKLAAPEYYNPLAPQGLPEGHDGLGLKLLGISGDEVLEANVYTAIKADTLTKVRGTVQADILKEDQAQNTCIFSTEFALKLMGDVQEYFIQHAVKNFYSVSISGYHIAEAGANPITQLAFTLANGFTYVEYYLSRGMHIDDFAPNLSFFFSNGMDPEYSVIGRVARRIWAKAIRDVYKGNERSQKLKYHIQTSGRSLHAQEIDFNDIRTTLQALYAIYDNCNSLHTNAYDEAITTPTEESVRRAMAIQLIINRELGTVKTENFIQGSFAIEELTDLVEEAVLVEFDRINERGGVLGAMERMYQRNKIQEESLYYEMKKNDGSLPLVGVNTFLNKQGSPTMLPNEVIRSTEQEKEQQIGNVKAFRELNTAQSAAALSQLKRAAVSGANLFEVLMDCVKTCTLGQITHALYEVGGQYRRSM, from the coding sequence ATGTTGGAGCATCCATCCATAAAAGAAGCATTAGAAGAAGCATATCAAACCCTGCGCCGGCAGCTGGATCCGGCGTACCGGCAACTTTTGGATGAATGGCCGGAGCTTCGGAAAAAATATGAACATGAAATGCTCGAGTTCACCGTCCGCAACCGAACGATCCGTTTGCCGCTTACCACTACGTCCTTAAGCGGAACAACCGTGCGTAAAATTGTATTACCCCGCTATAAGGATTGGGGGGATCTTTTGAAATGGCAGCTGCAGGAGAATATTCCCGGCCGGTTTCCTTTTACTGCAGGCGTGTTCGACCTCAAGCGGGAGGGAGAAGACCCCACGCGTATGTTTGCAGGTGAGGGTAGCCCGGAACGTACCAATAAACGGTTTCATTATGTAAGTGCAGCGGCTCCCGCAAAGCGGCTGAGCACGGCCTTCGACAGTGTAACGCTTTACGGGGAAGATCCGGAACACCGGCCGGATATTTATGGAAAGATCGGGAACAGCGGTGTCAGCATTGCTACCGTAAATGATGCAAAAAAATTATACAGCGGTTTCGATCTTTGCAATCCGGCAACCTCTGTTTCCATGACCATTAACGGTCCTGCTCCGGTTATCCTGGCTTTTTTTCTGAATGCGGCCATTGATCAGCAGTGTGAAAAATATATAACGGAGCATGGTTTATGGGACCGGGTACATGCGGTACGCAACAAAAAGTTCAGCAAGCTGGCGGCCCCGGAATATTACAATCCGCTGGCGCCGCAGGGTTTGCCCGAAGGGCATGATGGCCTGGGACTAAAATTACTGGGCATCAGCGGGGATGAGGTACTGGAGGCGAATGTATATACGGCCATCAAAGCGGATACACTCACGAAGGTGCGGGGCACGGTGCAGGCCGACATCTTAAAAGAAGACCAGGCGCAGAATACCTGTATTTTTTCCACGGAGTTTGCATTAAAACTGATGGGTGACGTGCAGGAGTATTTTATACAGCACGCGGTAAAAAATTTTTATAGCGTCAGCATCAGTGGGTATCATATAGCGGAAGCCGGTGCCAACCCGATCACGCAACTGGCATTTACGCTGGCCAACGGGTTTACCTATGTGGAGTATTACCTCAGCCGGGGTATGCATATTGATGATTTTGCGCCAAATCTTTCCTTCTTTTTCAGCAACGGAATGGATCCGGAGTATAGCGTCATCGGCCGGGTGGCCCGCCGCATCTGGGCCAAGGCCATCCGGGATGTGTATAAAGGAAACGAACGCTCGCAAAAATTGAAGTATCATATCCAAACCTCCGGCCGCAGTTTACATGCGCAGGAGATTGATTTTAACGATATCCGTACCACACTTCAGGCCCTGTATGCCATTTATGACAACTGCAACTCTCTGCATACAAATGCCTACGATGAGGCCATTACCACGCCTACAGAGGAAAGTGTGCGTCGCGCTATGGCCATCCAGCTGATCATTAACCGGGAACTGGGAACCGTAAAAACAGAGAATTTTATACAGGGCAGCTTTGCTATCGAGGAACTGACCGACCTGGTAGAAGAAGCGGTATTGGTGGAATTTGACCGGATCAATGAACGTGGCGGGGTATTGGGAGCGATGGAGCGTATGTACCAGCGCAATAAGATCCAGGAAGAGAGTCTGTATTATGAGATGAAAAAAAATGATGGTAGTTTACCCCTGGTAGGCGTAAATACCTTTTTAAATAAGCAGGGGAGCCCCACCATGCTTCCAAACGAAGTGATCCGGAGTACAGAACAAGAGAAAGAACAGCAGATCGGCAATGTAAAAGCTTTCCGGGAATTGAATACGGCGCAAAGTGCAGCAGCCCTATCTCAGTTAAAGCGGGCGGCAGTTTCGGGTGCGAATCTTTTTGAAGTGCTGATGGATTGTGTAAAGACCTGTACATTGGGGCAAATCACCCACGCCTTATATGAAGTAGGCGGCCAATACAGACGCAGTATGTAA
- a CDS encoding cobalamin-dependent protein (Presence of a B(12) (cobalamin)-binding domain implies dependence on cobalamin itself, in one of its several forms, or in some unusual lineages, dependence on a cobalamin-like analog.) has protein sequence MKKNTLRMVTAASLFDGHDAAINIMRRILQAKGVEVIHLGHNRGVQEIVECAIEEDAHAIAITSYQGGHIEFFKYMKDLLEEAGCGHIKIFGGGGGTILPQEIEALHAYGISKIYSPDDGRRLGLEGMIDDLIHTVRSEASVMAFNNAPDHWKEAPPLGEVKEIRRIARAITLAEAGAEVPGPEVKVPVLGITGTGGAGKSSVTDELVRRFLNAYTDKTIAVISVDPSRKKTGGALLGDRIRMNAIAHPRAYMRSMATRDDHVALSGAMQKALDVCKQAAFDLIILESAGVGQSDASIADYVDVSMYVMTPEYGAASQLEKINMLDYADLICINKFDKAGAADALMEVKKQYRRNHQLWTAKEEELPVTGTIAAKFNDPGINDLFLQVIRTLNKRCGTAFSEALSFEYTAQLERAIIPGKRARYLSDITESIRAYNDHANAQAEIASKLYQLKGVLRMYEA, from the coding sequence ATGAAAAAGAATACATTACGCATGGTGACGGCTGCCTCCCTGTTCGACGGGCATGATGCGGCGATCAATATTATGCGCCGGATTTTACAGGCAAAAGGAGTAGAGGTCATTCACCTGGGACATAACCGGGGCGTGCAGGAGATCGTGGAATGCGCAATTGAGGAGGATGCGCATGCCATTGCCATTACCAGTTATCAGGGAGGACATATCGAGTTTTTCAAATACATGAAAGACTTGCTGGAGGAAGCAGGTTGCGGCCATATAAAAATATTCGGCGGTGGCGGCGGCACCATTCTGCCGCAGGAAATCGAAGCGCTGCATGCCTATGGTATTTCAAAAATATACAGCCCGGATGATGGCCGAAGGTTGGGATTGGAAGGGATGATCGACGACCTGATCCATACCGTGCGTTCGGAAGCCTCCGTTATGGCTTTTAATAACGCTCCGGATCATTGGAAAGAAGCGCCGCCGCTGGGTGAAGTGAAGGAGATCCGGCGGATCGCGCGGGCGATCACATTGGCAGAAGCAGGTGCAGAAGTACCAGGGCCGGAAGTAAAGGTTCCCGTACTGGGAATTACCGGTACGGGCGGTGCCGGAAAATCATCGGTGACCGACGAACTCGTGCGTCGTTTTTTAAATGCATATACCGATAAAACCATTGCGGTGATCTCGGTAGATCCTTCCCGCAAAAAAACCGGCGGTGCCTTACTGGGCGACCGGATCCGGATGAATGCGATCGCCCATCCCAGGGCTTATATGCGTTCGATGGCAACACGCGATGATCATGTAGCTCTGAGCGGAGCCATGCAAAAAGCATTGGATGTATGTAAACAGGCCGCGTTTGATCTGATCATCCTGGAGAGTGCAGGAGTAGGACAAAGTGATGCGTCTATTGCAGATTATGTGGATGTAAGTATGTACGTAATGACGCCGGAATATGGAGCTGCTTCCCAGTTAGAAAAAATCAATATGCTGGATTATGCAGACCTGATCTGTATCAATAAGTTTGATAAGGCCGGTGCGGCAGATGCATTGATGGAAGTAAAGAAGCAATACAGAAGGAATCACCAGCTATGGACGGCAAAGGAAGAGGAGCTGCCGGTTACCGGCACCATCGCTGCCAAATTCAACGACCCCGGCATCAATGATTTGTTTTTGCAGGTGATAAGGACGTTAAATAAACGATGCGGAACTGCATTTAGTGAAGCGCTTTCCTTCGAGTATACGGCGCAGCTGGAACGTGCGATCATTCCGGGCAAACGGGCAAGATACCTTTCAGATATCACAGAATCGATACGGGCGTATAACGACCACGCAAACGCGCAGGCTGAAATTGCCTCCAAGTTGTACCAGTTAAAGGGCGTATTAAGAATGTATGAAGCCTAG
- a CDS encoding aspartate aminotransferase family protein yields the protein MNQRELFLQHVGQTSTAPLALEVARAKGCSLFDTDGKEYIDLIGGISVANTGHGHPEVIAAIKKQLDDYLHVMVYGEVVQSPQVRYAKLLADHLPDELNSVYFTNSGAEAVEGAMKLAKRYTGRTRIIAAKNSYHGSTQGALSILGDEYWRNAYRPLLPDILHVDYNHSNWLHQIDTHTACVILETIQAEGGVIAPDKAWLQAVRKRCTETGTLLILDEIQAGFGRTGKLWGFEHFGIIPDILLLGKALGGGMPLGAFISDRKIMMSLTENPVLGHITTFGGHPVSCTAGYAALQVLLKEQLTDTVHYKELLFLSLLKHPQIKQIRSFGLWMAISFDSFETNKKVIDRLLEKGVFTDWFLFAASSFRICPPLTITEAEIKKACSLISEVLETL from the coding sequence ATGAATCAGCGGGAACTTTTTTTGCAGCACGTAGGACAAACCTCCACAGCTCCGCTAGCGCTTGAGGTTGCCCGGGCAAAAGGCTGCAGTCTTTTTGATACCGATGGTAAAGAATACATCGACCTGATCGGCGGCATTAGCGTGGCCAATACCGGGCACGGACACCCGGAGGTGATTGCAGCTATTAAAAAACAGCTGGACGATTACCTGCATGTAATGGTTTACGGAGAAGTGGTTCAAAGCCCGCAGGTACGGTATGCCAAACTGCTGGCCGATCATTTACCAGATGAACTCAATTCGGTTTACTTTACCAATTCGGGCGCAGAGGCCGTGGAAGGTGCCATGAAGCTGGCTAAAAGATACACCGGACGCACCCGGATCATTGCGGCTAAAAATTCGTATCACGGTTCTACCCAGGGCGCATTGAGTATTTTGGGCGATGAGTACTGGCGCAATGCCTACCGGCCATTGTTGCCTGACATCCTGCATGTCGATTATAATCATAGCAACTGGCTGCACCAGATCGATACCCATACCGCCTGTGTGATCCTGGAAACCATACAGGCCGAAGGCGGCGTTATTGCGCCGGATAAAGCCTGGCTGCAGGCGGTGCGGAAAAGATGCACCGAAACCGGCACGCTCCTGATACTGGACGAGATACAGGCCGGTTTTGGAAGAACGGGAAAATTATGGGGTTTTGAACATTTCGGGATCATCCCGGACATACTCTTACTGGGCAAGGCCCTGGGCGGGGGGATGCCATTGGGAGCCTTCATCAGCGACCGGAAGATCATGATGTCTCTGACGGAAAACCCGGTGCTGGGCCATATCACCACTTTTGGAGGGCATCCTGTTTCCTGTACTGCAGGATATGCCGCGCTGCAGGTATTACTGAAAGAACAATTGACAGACACGGTGCATTACAAGGAACTATTATTTCTTTCATTGCTAAAGCATCCTCAAATCAAACAGATCCGTTCATTTGGACTTTGGATGGCCATCTCCTTCGATTCATTTGAAACCAACAAAAAAGTGATTGACCGGTTGCTGGAAAAGGGCGTGTTTACCGATTGGTTTTTATTTGCAGCATCCAGCTTCCGCATTTGCCCGCCCTTAACCATCACAGAAGCAGAAATAAAAAAGGCGTGCAGCCTGATCAGTGAGGTTTTGGAAACCCTGTAA
- the rpiA gene encoding ribose-5-phosphate isomerase RpiA — MSETEKINAALKAVSFVKTGQIVGLGTGSTAYFAIKEIGKMVQEGLQIRAIPTSEATRQLAEELQIPLVDINNVQTIDVTIDGADEFNSRLQLIKGGGGALLREKIVASITKTQIIIADASKLVEKLGAFKVPIEVIPFAANVVIRKLSALNGVATLRVKNGSTYITDQENYILDVSFGLIDDPASLAKELDHITGIVEHGLFINLADYVIVGKGDGTAVIKAGEERSGFNV, encoded by the coding sequence ATGAGCGAAACGGAAAAAATCAATGCTGCGTTAAAAGCAGTTTCATTTGTGAAAACCGGGCAGATAGTAGGGTTGGGCACGGGATCCACTGCTTATTTCGCAATAAAGGAAATCGGAAAGATGGTGCAAGAGGGGCTGCAGATTCGGGCCATTCCCACTTCGGAAGCCACCCGGCAGCTGGCGGAGGAGTTGCAGATTCCTCTGGTTGATATCAATAATGTCCAGACCATCGATGTGACCATTGACGGAGCCGATGAATTTAACAGCCGTCTTCAGCTGATCAAGGGTGGTGGCGGCGCATTGCTGCGCGAAAAAATCGTGGCATCCATTACCAAAACACAGATCATCATTGCGGATGCATCCAAGCTGGTGGAAAAACTGGGCGCCTTTAAAGTGCCCATTGAGGTGATTCCCTTTGCCGCCAATGTTGTTATTCGAAAATTAAGCGCGCTGAACGGAGTGGCGACGCTTCGGGTAAAGAACGGAAGTACGTATATCACGGACCAGGAAAATTATATCCTGGATGTCAGCTTCGGGCTCATTGACGACCCAGCGTCCCTGGCAAAAGAACTGGATCATATCACCGGTATTGTAGAACACGGGTTGTTTATCAATCTGGCTGATTATGTCATTGTTGGAAAAGGCGACGGGACTGCGGTTATTAAGGCGGGGGAGGAACGTTCCGGGTTTAACGTTTAA
- a CDS encoding DUF5686 and carboxypeptidase-like regulatory domain-containing protein has translation MRMMRSVLLCWMLLLQVNLWAQNGISGVVRDKHSEELVPFVSFQFKNTNTGFIADSAGNFHFEAVPWPSDTLEISNVGYETQLMPVSAFKKETIIYMEPKTYDDGVVVKAKIDLGLWLWKNIVKHKPENDRFRRFDNFYYELYNKMEMDLKNIRSIQKIANIKPFRPMNELIKKNLDSSEGVKVLPTYLTESLSDYYFQKRPLRRREEIKGVNTNGIKNESMVKFLGGMDQVINIYNDFINVFNKEFISPVSSNGDFYYKYNVSDTQRIGGIKYYHLVFIPRRQGMNTFEGDCWVEGGSFAVQKMNLRLDKKADINFLERLSLIQEYKKINDSTWFISKDKLVVDFSPFNNRVPGVIGRKTSTYQHVLVNDTAVRNRLLQNKIQEEIIVKTGSGEKDRLYWDSARHEGLSNTEQGIIKMMDTIVNAAPFRKITRQVGFLATGYINIGNVELGSAYNWFTGNSWEGFRTRFDIASNKHFNKKFRWHTYLAYGFGDKKLKGEGELFYLPKKDPRKYWYLGYKKDLDFGQVYFGEITSDNIFAFAIRKPNIPLKFISLEKWQFEFFNETRGGFSTLLGLNSRTYAPLKNLVPADSFGTGAHPLRATEISLRLRYAFQEKFIESHFYRSSLGSPYPIVEATVSKGVSGLLGGRYNYTKVQGSISDNIKTPPFGIISYQAYGGKTFGTLPYTFLNVAPGNELYYYNKYAFNMMNRYEFIHDQFLGINFEHNIGNGIFKAIPALKFRQFYTVKALWGSLSEANKTLNFKEGHTFQSLDGKTYLEVGTGIDNILHFLRVDFIWRLLPKDALRSSTEKFGVFGSIRLNL, from the coding sequence ATGCGAATGATGAGATCGGTTTTATTGTGCTGGATGCTACTGCTGCAGGTGAATCTATGGGCACAAAACGGTATTTCCGGTGTAGTAAGAGATAAACATAGTGAAGAATTGGTTCCCTTTGTTTCTTTTCAGTTCAAAAATACCAATACGGGCTTTATTGCCGATTCGGCAGGAAACTTTCATTTTGAGGCGGTGCCGTGGCCTTCGGATACGCTGGAGATCTCTAATGTTGGCTATGAAACCCAGCTAATGCCGGTGAGCGCATTTAAAAAAGAGACCATCATTTACATGGAGCCCAAAACCTACGACGACGGGGTGGTGGTAAAGGCTAAAATAGATCTGGGACTCTGGCTTTGGAAGAACATTGTGAAGCACAAACCGGAAAATGATCGTTTCCGGCGGTTTGACAATTTCTATTATGAGCTGTACAACAAGATGGAAATGGATCTCAAAAATATCCGGAGCATCCAGAAGATCGCTAATATCAAACCCTTCCGGCCCATGAATGAACTGATCAAAAAAAACCTGGACAGTTCAGAAGGCGTAAAAGTATTGCCCACCTATCTTACAGAATCGCTTTCCGACTACTATTTTCAAAAACGGCCGCTGCGCCGGCGGGAAGAGATCAAGGGCGTGAACACCAACGGCATTAAAAATGAAAGCATGGTTAAGTTCCTGGGCGGTATGGACCAGGTGATCAATATTTACAATGATTTCATCAATGTGTTCAATAAAGAGTTCATTAGCCCGGTGAGCAGTAATGGTGATTTTTACTATAAATACAATGTCAGCGATACCCAGCGGATCGGCGGAATAAAATATTATCATCTTGTGTTTATACCACGGCGGCAGGGTATGAATACGTTTGAGGGCGATTGCTGGGTGGAGGGCGGAAGCTTTGCCGTTCAGAAAATGAACCTGCGGTTAGACAAAAAAGCTGACATCAATTTCCTGGAACGGCTTAGCCTGATCCAGGAATACAAAAAGATCAACGACAGCACCTGGTTTATTTCGAAAGATAAACTGGTCGTGGATTTTTCACCGTTTAACAACCGGGTGCCGGGAGTGATCGGGCGCAAAACCAGTACCTATCAACATGTGCTGGTAAACGATACCGCAGTGCGGAACCGGCTGCTGCAGAATAAAATCCAGGAAGAGATCATTGTGAAGACGGGGTCTGGCGAAAAAGACCGGCTCTATTGGGACAGTGCCCGGCACGAGGGACTCTCGAACACAGAGCAGGGGATCATTAAAATGATGGACACCATTGTAAATGCTGCTCCTTTCCGGAAAATAACCCGGCAGGTGGGCTTTCTGGCTACCGGGTATATCAATATCGGCAATGTGGAACTGGGCTCTGCATATAACTGGTTTACCGGAAATTCATGGGAAGGATTCCGCACCCGCTTTGATATTGCCAGCAACAAGCACTTTAATAAAAAGTTCCGCTGGCACACCTACCTGGCTTATGGCTTTGGCGACAAAAAATTAAAAGGAGAAGGGGAACTTTTTTACCTGCCGAAGAAGGATCCCCGCAAGTATTGGTACCTGGGATATAAAAAAGACCTGGATTTTGGACAGGTATACTTCGGAGAAATTACTTCCGACAATATTTTTGCCTTCGCCATACGGAAACCGAATATACCGCTGAAATTCATTAGCCTTGAAAAATGGCAGTTTGAGTTTTTTAACGAAACCCGCGGGGGCTTTTCCACGTTACTAGGGCTCAATTCCCGGACCTATGCACCTTTAAAAAACCTGGTACCGGCTGATTCCTTTGGCACGGGAGCTCATCCGCTCAGGGCAACGGAAATTTCCCTGCGGTTGCGGTATGCCTTCCAGGAAAAATTCATTGAATCGCATTTTTACCGGAGCAGTCTGGGTAGTCCTTATCCCATTGTGGAGGCTACCGTTTCAAAAGGCGTTTCAGGGTTATTAGGCGGCCGGTATAATTACACGAAAGTTCAGGGAAGTATTTCTGATAATATTAAAACACCACCTTTCGGGATCATTTCTTACCAGGCATATGGAGGCAAAACCTTTGGTACGCTGCCCTATACCTTCCTGAATGTGGCACCTGGTAACGAGCTGTATTATTATAATAAGTATGCGTTTAATATGATGAACCGCTATGAGTTCATTCATGACCAGTTTCTGGGAATTAATTTTGAACATAATATTGGCAATGGTATTTTTAAGGCGATACCGGCATTAAAATTCCGACAGTTCTATACCGTTAAGGCACTTTGGGGATCCTTATCGGAAGCCAACAAGACATTGAATTTTAAAGAAGGGCATACCTTTCAGTCGCTCGATGGGAAAACCTATCTTGAAGTGGGAACGGGGATTGATAATATCCTGCATTTTCTCCGTGTAGACTTTATCTGGAGACTGTTGCCCAAGGATGCACTCCGGAGTTCTACGGAGAAGTTTGGTGTTTTTGGAAGCATCCGGCTGAATTTGTAG